GGCTCCATGACATTGATGAATACATTCAGGCCCAGCTGCTGCTTGCTGTGAGTATTTCCAttgttcctccctctctcccaaacTCAGCCCCGTTGGATGTAGGGATTGATTTACATTATGGAATACATTTCCTTTCAAAGGGAAGCTGCCTAGATGGCAGGGAGTCTATCAGATCCACACGAGCTTAGGAAACTTACCTTTTGGAGACTAACTCCTAGACTCCCTCAGGAATCATGGCTAGTGGTCTGGTAGATGGGAAGTTCTGGGCATTGAAGTTCCCCAAAACACATTTTTCTGAATTTTAAATCTGGGAACTCTACACTGGAAAAATCCAGCTCTAGACTTTGGAGGGACCTTATCAAGGTGCATGTGCTCAGTGCTACGTGTCCTTCCTAGCATATGCATGCCAgtttcctgtctgtctgtctgtctgtctatctatcttatctatctatctatctatctatctatctatctatctatctatctatgtttccatgtttccttcctgtctgtctatccatccatccatccatccatcccatttTTCTCCTGGGTGGGACCTAAGGCAGTTCACAACATGAATCAAAAGAAGACACGTGGATTAAAACCTAATAATCAGCAAAGATCACATTAGAGGCTGAGAGTATAAAGTTGTAACATCAGCTTTTGTAGACAGAGTCTCCTTCCTTAATAGCACTCAGGGAAACAGACTGTGTCTGTGAAAGCATATGCTACCAATTCCATTTTCTTATCTCAAGGTACTACAAGATCCTTTTGTATACTAATACCCCATAGTAACATTAAATTAATAAAGTCATATACAAATAATGACGAGAACAATGAAAATTCAGCATGCATTTCACATTCTGCAGAGCTGCCAAAGGTTTGTTCATATAACTGATAACAGAAATAATAAAGATGGGGCCAGCTTGGCTTCCCACAGCAGAATGTTATGTTAGCTCAGGGACTGCCAACAAGAAGATTCTCAccaatgtagtagtagtaacaacaacaatattaacaataataataataatgaatttcatTTGTTGTCCACTTCTCAAGGTGGGGACTGGGGAACGTAAAGAAAGCTTTTCACAGGGGAAACGAGAGAAAACTTTGCCCTGAGAATCTTAAAAATTGAGCAGGTCACTTGCTGTCACATTGCCTTATCACATGGTATCAGCGTGAAATGGCAAATACAAGGATGGGAAGACACAGCCTCCTCCGTGGCTCTtgcaaatgtgtttattttgtggTGCAGGCAGTGCTGATAATGTTATGAGCCAGAAAGCAAGCAGCTGGCCAACTCTTGGCCCATAGCAATGCTGCCACTGCTGCCAGATATGCCCACTTAATAAGTTAGTGGGCCTTCTTAGTCTGCATGGGTCATACAAACACTTCATTGTGCCAGGTATCTAAATTGGGCTTGGGCTTAGCCATGACTACaagatgtgtgtgtttttgtttttttgttttttgcatcctCTGATTCCCCAGACCAGGGAGAGTGGCTTTGAATTGCCTCCAGGGACATTAGGTGTAGGATAAATGCGAGTTCAGTGACTGATCGATAAAAATTCCTAGCCTCAAGGTGCCTGCTGGCATGTGACAAGAGCTATTGTGAGGCTTCAAGAGGTTGATATTCTACAAAATACTCAGCAAAAATATTCCACATCAGTATCAGAATCTCACTTTTCTGTTTCAAGAATGTTTCAACACTGATAGGAATGGACACAGATTTTAACGGATGAAGGCAATATCTTGTGAAGTCTCACAATATTTGCTTAACAGATAAACAAATGGCTGGTTTTGTCGACATGTAGCTAAATATGAGAGATTAGTGTAGTAGTTTGGGATTTGGgtctccggtggcacagtgcgttaaagcactgagctgctgagcttgttgaccaaaggttgcaggttcgatttcggggagcggcgtgagcttccgctgtcagccctagcttctgccaacctagcagtttgaaaacatgcaaatgtgagtagatctataggtaccgctctggcaggaaggtaacggcgctccatacagtcatgccggccacatgaccttggaggtgtctatggacaacacaggctctttggcttagaaatggcgatgagcaccacacccgagtcagacatgactggacttaatgtcaggggacaacctttaccttagtgAAGAATAgtatgaaggcacacaagaacagcaCACAAACAATGTTATTTATGGATTGTAGAACTTCCTAGGTGCATGATAtagattttcctgcttttctcACTTACTGTATGTATCAGATTCATTGCATCCCAAAAGACAGAAAATTTAGAAGCTGATAAGACCATACTGCTAAATGTTTAGTGTCTGATTCCACCAAGCTATCTTACATTTCTTTTAAGGGGGTAAGGTACTTGTGGCTATGTCCTCTATGTAGCTAACTGTAGAGTCTTCATATCAAATAAGCTTTATCCATGCATTTAAAATTTTCTTTTTAGGCCCTGAACATCACTACACATGTACTAAAAAAGGGAGGAGCTTTTGTGGCAAAGGTGAGTACTTCAGGGACCTAGAAAAGTATGTTACTGTAAGCTCCGCTAGCATTTGCATGGCTCTCTCTGGTGTCATACAGAAGAGAGCCGCTGAGATGGGGATGCTAGATTGAGTAGCCTGTGTGCCAGGGAAGGGGAACTGCCTGGGCCCAGTGAGACAGAGTTGGCCTCATACATACCACTGTGATTGCTTTTGTATTCCCCACTCTATGTTTCTTTACCTGTTGCCTGGATGGTGATATTTTAATATAGGCATTCAGTGGTATTTTGATTTCCTGTCTCAGATTTTCCGAGGGAAGGATGTCACACTACTCTATTCCCAGCTGCGGATTTTCTTTCCTGATGTTACATGTGCCAAACCCCGAAGCAGCCGTAACTCCAGCATTGGTGAGTATGTTATCCCCTCTTGGTCTTTTGTGATTTTGTTTTGTGTGGCTCTGATTTGCAACTTGATGTTTCTTAATAATTTGGCCTAATGTGCACACACAGCTTATCCAGCAGAATCTCAGTTttcatctcaaaaaaaaaaaaacacaacaaaaatatcCATGTATTATCTGTTTTTTTAAGCTAGGGTAGGGACAATctttaattattatttgtttttaatttagatATTAAAAGTTAAAGGACATAAATGAGCTAATACTTAAAGTGAATAACGAATAGATAGACAAAACAGGCTGCCAGTTGGAGGCTTGTAGAGTAGTTTTAGTAGTAACTAGTTGATATTTGTTTATAACGTGTATAGGTTATATGTTGTAGATAGAGATGTGTTAGCTATTGTAGTTTAGGTTTAGTTTCTAGTTTTTATGATTGTAGTTTTTTACTTTGCTCTTTTTGGTACTCATTAATTTCTTCTTTTTGACTTTTTTTGAAGCCTgccctcttttctctttttctatatgtttgaataaaaattattttcaaaaagaCACAACACAAATATCCAAGCTTCTCTTTCTCATGATGGTAGGGGGATGCTTGAAAGCTTGTATGTGGTCTTTAAAGACTCAGATGTAGAGAGGATGGGATTTGACTTAATCTCAGTTTTATCCCATTGGTCTATTAAAAGAAGCTTAGCATTGGTGCATAGAGAGATGTAGATGCTGATAACGACATAGACTGCACCAAATTGAGGGTGTATATTATAGTGCAGGATGCCAGAACATTGGCCTCTAATACTTGAACTTCTTTTCTGTCCTCCCAGAAGCGTTTGTCGTTTGCCGAAACTATAACCCACCGGAAGACTATGTGCCAAACATGTCCAACCCACTGTTGGATCACTGTTATGGTAAGGAAACTTGAAGATGGAGAGGTGTTCCTCAGGATGATGCTGTGCTGTTGGATAATGAGCAAGGATGCTCAGTACTATTGATCAGTATTTAGCAAACCTGGACTTCAAGATGTTTTGCACTTtacctcccagaatccctgatcattggccaagcCAACTGAGGTTTCTGGacgttgaagtgcaaaacacattGAAGattagagtttgggaatcactgataatTTGCCTGCAGGGTAAAGAGGACAGAAGGAAATCAAGGAGGGGAAGACAAGTGTTGGGGGATTCAGAGCAGTGGAGGCTGTGAATGACAGGAATCAGAACAAACTGTCATGTAAGCCAGTGGACTCCTTTTTAAGATTCTGATTTTCAGTAAAGATACATGAACACCCATTAGGGTGCAAAAGCAATGAATTATGCACACCTTGCAATGGGTGGGTTGGGTGAGGAAATGTTTTGAGATGTCTTCCAGTTCAAGACATTATGTTGTCCATTGTTGTTGGATGAAGTAGCAGTGTCTTGAGTTTCTCTTCTTGATCTATTTCTCTTGCTCTTAGGCTTCTAGTCGGTGGGATTGTTAGCGCCTCCAGCATTAACTAACCTATCTATCTGAAATGCAAGTTTGCAACTGattctctaaatcaggggtcctcaaactatggcctgagggctggatacggcccttcaaggtcatttacctggccctcgctcagggtcaacctaagtctgaaatgacttgaaagcatacaacaacaacaaccctatctcatcagccaaaaacaggcccacacttcctattgaaatactaataagtttatatttgttaaatttgatattcatcttaattattgtttttaagtgtttttgcactacaaataagatatgtgcagtgtgcataggaattcattcatttttttttcaaattataatccggccctccaacagtttgagaggcTATGACctcgccctctgtttaaaaagtttgtggacccctgctctaaatattTAGAAGACTATCAAGGAGAGAACAAACAGCCCCTGAAACCCTGAGGGCACCTCCTAGACTACACAGTATATGATGGACTATAACAATGTCTTGGGTATCACATGTGATCTGGAGGAAGCATGGTTAATATCAAAGCAGCCACATGCTTTGTTTGAATGGAAAGGAGGAATAATTGATTCAAAAATCCAAATTAATTTTGTTGCAGTTGTTGATCTTGAGAAtatgtttctttatttaaaaattaattctATAATCTCGAGTTATTTCAGGTTACACAAAGAAAGGAACAAAGAATCTTGTGGTGCTTCATAGATGAAGAAATTTATCACAGATCTCAGCCTTTTCTAAATGATGCAAACATTAGTGACAAAACCTAAGACAGAAGAGTTTTATCTTGATCGCTGGGTAAACAAGTACACCTGATACTGCTTTGTATACTCTACCAAAGCTAAGTAGTAGTAatgttattgattagcccttaggccatatcacaataagaaacagaacaacaaggcctgacaagacctgatcacattccacgtagaaagttaaaataagacacttataataatacaataaatacatatgataagacatgaaaaaaaaaaagaaattgtattttttttaaaaagtttgttgaAAACAATACTgtcttattctttaaaaaattgaacTTAACTTTAGACCAAAGCTAAGTAGGAGGTTTGAAAAATCCCTAGCTAGCTGGGTCACAGCAAGAGCGGTTTCTTTGATATTCAGGCATACAGTGGGTGTGTTCTCCTTGAAATGCAGCACACTTGATGTGTTTAAGCAGCCACATCCTCAGGGAACAATGAGCTAATTGTTCGGTTGCAAGATACCCTTGTTTCCCAGGAGTAGGCGGACAGTGATGGATCTGTCTACCACTTTTCAGAGGCAGATTAGGAGGAAGTGGCAAGGGAATAGACAACTATGTCATTAATGTGTCACTTAAGAATTATTACTGCTCACAGAATGACTGGAGAGTGTGTGATGTTAATAGTAAATGTAAAATTCAGGAAAAGAATGTTTAGAATATGATTAGACAATCATATCTTCTCTCCACAGCATggaagactgggggggggggggggggtgtatttttTTGAAGGTGTTAAGTATTCTTGATTAAAGCCTTTTGACCTGTGGTGGCCTGCCTTTTCAGCACACATGTTCAGTGAAATCTAATGTATGGTAGTGTTACTGCGGTACTTTTCCAAGTATAATGAAGGATAATGTCTAAGAATGTGAGCAGGAAACCCCTGGTATAGATCCACAGGCACCTATCCATGTCTCCTTAGaaataagtcccattgattttagGGCAGGTAATAGAGTATTTACCTTGTCAAATACAGGTTTCTCTTTGTCAGCTTTGGACCCCACCTCTCAATTTGCTAATATTGGAAATAATACCCTACAAAGTCTACCCTAAAAAGTTATTGTAAGGTTGAACCTCTTATATGCCTACGGGGCTGTAAAATCATGTGTTTTCAGATACCTACATATATTCTGCACATACTTTTATGAGTTGTAGCTCACTTCTTCAGATAGATGCAATGCTGCTGAACAGACAGTCATTTACTCTCTGTTATTGTTCTTCTTTATATATAAAGACAGCAATGCTATTAATATTGGCTATTAATATTAGTTACAGTGTTGGAATTTGCTTGAGCATCATTCAAACAGCACCAAACACTCGATATCCTTTCCCTGGAATATCATTACAGTAAAGGTTAATAACACTCCTTAAGTGTGATTCCCCAAAGGTTAGCTCTCTGGGAAGGAATGGTGGTGACTTGAATTTTCGGAGCCACGgagaataaaatacatttaatatatatactcaagtgtaggtctatatactcaagtataggtataggagcccccagtatcacagtgagttaaagcactgagctactgagcttgttgaccgaaagatcacaggtttgattccggggagcgttgtgagccctagcttctgccaacctagcagtttgaaaacttgcaaatgtgagtagatcaataggtaccgctccggcgggaagataactgcgctccatgcagtcatgctggccacatgaccttggaggtgtctatggacaacgccggctcttcagcttagaaatggagattagcaccacaccccagagtcagacatgacgacttaatgtcaggggacaacctttacctataggaCTAGAAATTTCAGTCAAAAAATAGACTCAAAACCCCTTGATCAACTTATCCGCAGGTCAATGCAGATACTGTACCATAATTCTTATCGGGAAAATAAGTCATCCCCTTTTTTGGATATTTATCCTTTGCTTGACATAATGTGGCaaaaggcctttttgaatgcctggatgggaAGATGGCAAAGGCTGGCATTTCCTTTCTCTGCAGAATGATCTtcaacttattcatgggtcatgtcaaaatccataattttgactgcAAAAACTGCCCTCAGCTTATACATTGGGTCAGCTTATACAGGAGTATATGTGGTTGGTATAAGGATCTTCTTGAACCAAAGGGCAAACCTGGGGATTATCCAAAAGGAGTCCAGATTAGTAGGAGTCTGGTGTTTGCTGTGCTAGAGAGAAGCGGGCAGTGTGCAGCTGGCACTTACCACATCTTCTTTGATTTAGATGTGGATTTTAATCAGTTGGAGGGTCCTAATCGGGTCATTGTCCCCTTCCTGGCTTGCGGAGACCTGAGTGCTTACGACTCCGACCGGACGTACCCCCTACAGGTAATACTCAATGATCTTCTGACATGATCAGTCTTCCGGAGATAAGCGGGGATGGGTGGCTACATCTATAACAGACTGTCTTTGCATTAACAGATGAATCGGGCTAACGGAACATTTCTATAgaattaggtcagtggttctcaaccttcctaatgctgtgaccccttaatacaattcctcatgttatgCTGACCCCCCACCACAactttgtgttgctacttcataattataattttgctactattgtgaatcataatgtaaatatccgatatgcaggtattttccttcactggaccaaatttggcacaaatacccaatacgcccaaatttgaataccggtggggttgggggggattgattttgtaatttgggagttgtaattgctgggattgatagttcacctacactcaaagagcattctgaactccaccagcaatggaattgaaccaaacttggaacatagaactgccatgacccactgaaaatactggaagggtttggtggacattgaccttgagtttaggagttgtagttcacttacatccagagaacactgtggactcagacaaagatagatctggcccaaacttggcacaaatactcaatattcccaaatgtgaacactggtggaatttggagaaaaataaaccttgacatttggagttgttgttgctggaatttatagttcacctataatcaaagagcattcagaaccccaccaacagtagaatttgaccaaacttcccacacagaacccgcataaccagcagaaaacactgttttctgatggtctttggagactcctATGACACTCCCTCACGAaccacccaggggtcctgacctccaggttgagaagcactgaattAGGTGGAATCTTGTATTGATAGTGGTGGTATCAGCTTCTGTCCAGCTGCAGAAGCATCCAACAAGCTGCTATAGTTTTGGTTCAAGATAGCAAGATATCAAAGTCTCATTGTCAAAGAGTTTCCAGCATGAACTTTTGTCTCCCTGAAGCTGTGTAGTAAATTTGACTAAAATGGGCAGCTTGAAGAGGGCAGTTGAGGGTTAAGTGAAGGGAATCTTCTTGTCGCTGTGGTGATTACTATTCTGTGCCTTTTGGAGACAGTTTAGACCTGCTGGCAATGTAGATAGTGGTATAACCTGTCTCTCCTTTTCTCCTATTTGGACAGCTGGATCCTGAGAAAGAATATACCTACACACCTCCCACTCAGCCCCCCATCCGGCCTCCCTATGAAGAAGCCTGCTTTTTAAAGAAGCACAATCTTCTCACTAAGGAGTCAATGCCCCAGCCTCAGCAGCAGGTTGCCTCCCGTGAGCCTCCACAGCAGGAAGAACAGGAGCCAGGAGGCTTAGAGGCTGAAGTCATAGATGCCCTGGAAGAGTTGTCCACGTGACACACGTATGCCTGCATCCCGCCATCTACCATTTTGAAAAACTTTTCATTTAACCCTTCTTGATTATTTGAATCTAGAACTTGTTGAATCATTCCTCAAAAGACTTCAGAATATCCCTAACAAGACAGGAAGCACtggttttaataaaaaaaacactcATTGCTTGCTCAAAGCTTTCTATTTAGTGTTTTAGTTGCCTGAACTATCTGTTAGATACAAATCCTTATTTATCTGTCAAAGGGAAGtaataccgtatattctggtgtataagactacttttaaacccaataaaatcttctcaaaagtcaggggttgtcttatattcggggtcgtcttatacgcgggaatagtcttatacactgggagtcgtcttatagagtgggtgctgaaacttccaatcggattggagaatctgtggttgccacatATGGTAGGGGAAGCTAAAAAATTGCAGTGGCCTgtcgtatgcagcgactgtatgaaagcattaaggacgacactgtacaagtacggtagaagaaaatccattcatcaggattcgtggacttaatgcggtaccaatggtgaggtgaaggggcaccgcatcgggaaggtgtaagtgaagggcggagaaagctgcaggcttccggggcgcccagggtatggaaaaaagagagagagtggcTTTGGctccagaaaaacacacctcttttacctgtctggcccgcccttgtgtCCTATTACTgtatctcctcctctgcctctcagatttcgctcctgaagactgcagtgaagtggtgcagttgcacatgtgcaagatctgagaggcagagaaggaggtacagtaataggaaaattaccatactgaaatgaaatctgatgcttttaaaaattttatttggtgtgcgttggaagaggggtagtcttatacggtgaatatatcccaaactctatattttaactggaaaagttgggaggcgtcttatacacccagtcgtcttatatgccggaatatacgggtaCATTTATTCgtatttgatatttatttatagcctATCTTTTTCCatttgggactcaaggcagcttacaaaggtgAAATCAGACCCAGTTTTAAAAGTGTACCATATAGTGAATATCCTTTATAAGCTATGTATGAGAGCATACAAGGGAAATTTATAGTGTTTTGTATACTGCAGGATGCATTACAAATTGTTCATTTACCATAATTTATAAATACATATTCTTTCCTAACCACTTCTCCTCTCCTCACTGTGtgactttcttgctttctttttattttactgtttttttaaagtttattttattatgctataaacacaaatcaacaagccaaattccaagttttacacatataaatcctgagtaattcaacaaatattaaagacattatagtaatttacactggtgtagatgacATTTTttcccactctccctccctcctcgacCACAGTATATTtttactaatcttgcagatccagccactggtagagtcttggtattttttctttgatgtgatcgttggctcctccatttttcactcAGTTGAAGTacaccttccatctatttgtaatgtccttttctttgtccattcttggtgtttgcttggtcataattcccgtaatgtctaacagcacttgatcatacatataatcattccaattacttaatatccatttcgatttgtctttccatcctctagcaATCATGCGCTGCTCTTATTTTTACCTTAAATATCTCCTGGCAATTAGTTTTTATACTCTGATGATCCAACACTACCCATAGTTGcaaaattattaattttaatttttatctggaatatctcctgaatttttccttgtatcatttgccagaatttatacatttcagaacactcccaccacatatgtgaataagtacctttttctttattacaatgccaacactttgaattctttccttttaccatataagccagttgttcaggagttctataccatcttaatatcatctttttttctaatttattatatttttctgtttttattttattcatgttcctaattatttcctctTTGTCTTGTGTCCGTAATGATTTAACCCCATTCCATTTGTTACATATTGCTCTAATCATAAACTCTTTATCTTcaaccattaaattatatatttttgccactgttcctttacttgttttttctcttgcatttagcaatttatctacctttagttcttcagtggGCTGTGCACCCTCTTTTTTAActttttcccaaatccctcttaattttaaccaattttctctccccccccccccgcctttttcCAAAAGCCGTGGCCAATTAATTATCTCTCCATCTTGTTTCCACATATCTTTTACCCTCCTTAATCCCTTTTCTTCTAAGTTTTTTGCTAACCTTTCGGGGAGTCCCATGCTCTTAATTGGAGTCTTCcctgatctatatatatataaatgctctgtgcataatgagtgccttaaaaacaaaagaactaatgaacgaaatcacaccaaatttggcaacaaaacgtctcacaacacaaggagtgaccatcactcaaaaaatatgattttgtcatttgggagttttagttgctgggatttatagttcacttataatcaaagagcattctggactccaccaatgatggaattgaaccaaacttggcacacaggacttccaaaagcaacagaaaacactagaaggttttggtgggcattgaccttgagtttgagagttcacctacatccagagaacactttggactcaaacaatgatggatctggacccaacttggcatgaatattccatttgctcaaatatgaacacagatggagtttgggggaaatagaccctgacatttggaagttcctgggatttacagttcacctacaaccaaagagcattctgaaccccaccaacgacagaattgggcaaacttcccacagagaacccccatgaccaacagaaagtatttaaggccatccagtccaagtcccttcaccaagacaagaaaacataatcaacagAACAAACCAGtcatacatagatatatattattcataCACACTTAgatatagatttgaaaaggaccactaaagaagaacaattgtatgttgcatgttccagagtaggcaaaccaatctCCATATCAAaactgacaaaaaaacaacaaggaATCCTATTACCcataagcagaaagacattacatagattagaaaccaacactttctcattactttaatttccagatcaccagactgggccacagcaacgcggggcgggggacagctagtattttatatttttactgtTACAGTCGTTACTAATTGCCCTATggcctcttccctctctctctgcttcctACCCCAAGCATGGAGTACAGCATTACCATCTTTTTCACCTTCGGTCCCTCAGGTTGGCCTGTGTTGTTTTTCTGTTCTCAGAATTTAGCATGTCTGTCTTTGCCTTGAGGGGAAAACCATTTTCTGGCAATTGCATTTATACCACAGTGATATCATCAGCATCCACTTTGACAACCTGTGCTTGTACTTTGATTCCAGCCGATGCCGGTTCAACCCCAATTTTTTGAGAAGGCAAGCTTGGCTTAAGTCCGTATGCATTTGCGGCTCCCATTCTCTGGCTACCCGCTCCCCAGCTTTCCTGCTGTCTGGCCTCCGGCTCCCCAACCATGAAATCAAACCGATCCAGCGGAGAGTGCTCAATTGTATACAGAgactcctcggggagataggcaGTGTTTGTTCCCTTTATGGATATCTCATCTGCTGGGCTGCTGTCCTCAGAATGGGGCCCCTCAGTTTGAGATGCACGGTGTCGAGGAGGCTGCCTAGTATCCGGTTGGGGTTCAGCTCTTCGGAAGGAGTAACGGGCAAACAGGCCAATAAAAAACATCTCCACGGCCAATGAATAGTAGTAGATCACTGTAAaggtaaatacatttttaaagtaatctatataaataaaaatgtaatgttcgtttgtgggattaacataactcaaaaaccaatttgGCCACaacacacctactaacccaaggagtgaccaccactcaaaatttttgattttgtcatttgggagttatagttgctgggatttgtagttcacctacaatcaaagagcattctgaactccaccaatgatggaattgaaccaatcttggcacacagagctctcatgaacaacagaaaacactagaagggtttggtgagcattgaccttgaatttgggagttgtagttcacctacatccagagagcactgtggactcaaacaatgatggatctggatcaaacttggcacaaatattccatatgcccaaatatgaacacagatggagtttgggagaaatagaccttgacatttgggagttgtagtcactggcatttatagttcacctacaatcaatgaacattctgaaccacacgaacgtcagaatcggggcaaacgtcccacacagaacccccataaccaacagaaactactcaaggccacccagtccaactcccttcaccagggcaagaaaacgtaatcaaagccctcctgacaaagagccatccagtcatagctatccatagatatatatta
This genomic interval from Anolis sagrei isolate rAnoSag1 chromosome 2, rAnoSag1.mat, whole genome shotgun sequence contains the following:
- the FTSJ1 gene encoding tRNA (cytidine(32)/guanosine(34)-2'-O)-methyltransferase — encoded protein: MGRSSKDKRDIYYRLAKEEGWRARSAFKLLQLDEEYHLFQGVSRAVDLCAAPGSWSQVLSRKLKGEGAKNEDVKIVAVDLQAMAPLSGVIQIQGDITKVSTAEEIIHHFEGQPADLVVCDGAPDVTGLHDIDEYIQAQLLLAALNITTHVLKKGGAFVAKIFRGKDVTLLYSQLRIFFPDVTCAKPRSSRNSSIEAFVVCRNYNPPEDYVPNMSNPLLDHCYDVDFNQLEGPNRVIVPFLACGDLSAYDSDRTYPLQLDPEKEYTYTPPTQPPIRPPYEEACFLKKHNLLTKESMPQPQQQVASREPPQQEEQEPGGLEAEVIDALEELST